One window of the Labilibaculum sp. genome contains the following:
- a CDS encoding efflux RND transporter periplasmic adaptor subunit: protein MKRTAFFILSIVLFSACNDRETDLNKDIAVQVSVQEITSRSIEKFISTTGTVNPIKTVAIKSEVAGKYHLQINPATGRQFALGDFVKEGTNVILLEDKEYENNIKIKSLELRLEISQQVSEKQQSLYEKGGVTLSEVKNAEIDLINAKYSYEDAIFRLAKLKVKAPFSGIITNLNYYTDNTRVEASSDMLSIMDYSKLHMEINLAEKNMTSIKKGQPVNIINYTIPGDTLNGVLAQLSPAIDSETRSFKAVINIDNSKLLLRPGMFAKAEIVVARADSTIVIPKDVILNKQKGNTVFVVNKGLAEERVIEFGLENPNEVQVISGLEKKDRLVVKGFETLRNRSKIKVVK, encoded by the coding sequence ATGAAACGAACCGCATTTTTTATTTTAAGCATTGTACTATTTTCTGCTTGTAACGATCGGGAAACTGATCTGAACAAAGACATCGCAGTTCAGGTATCCGTCCAGGAAATTACATCCAGGAGCATTGAAAAATTCATTAGCACAACAGGAACCGTGAATCCTATAAAAACGGTTGCAATAAAAAGTGAAGTAGCCGGAAAATACCACTTGCAGATCAATCCAGCAACCGGCCGCCAATTTGCCTTGGGCGATTTCGTTAAGGAGGGAACCAACGTTATTCTTTTGGAAGATAAAGAATACGAGAACAACATTAAAATCAAGTCTTTGGAACTTCGTTTGGAGATATCTCAGCAAGTATCCGAAAAGCAGCAATCCTTATATGAAAAAGGCGGCGTTACCCTTTCGGAAGTAAAAAATGCTGAAATCGACCTGATCAATGCCAAATATTCTTACGAAGACGCCATATTTCGATTAGCTAAATTAAAGGTGAAGGCTCCATTTTCAGGAATCATTACCAACCTAAACTACTATACCGACAATACACGGGTTGAAGCCTCATCGGACATGCTAAGTATCATGGATTACAGCAAACTGCATATGGAAATTAATTTGGCCGAAAAAAACATGACTTCGATCAAAAAAGGACAACCGGTAAACATTATCAACTATACGATTCCCGGTGATACACTAAACGGAGTTCTGGCTCAATTATCGCCGGCTATCGATTCTGAAACCAGATCTTTTAAAGCGGTTATTAATATTGACAACTCTAAACTTTTGCTGCGCCCCGGCATGTTTGCGAAAGCTGAAATTGTAGTTGCAAGAGCCGACTCGACCATTGTGATTCCGAAAGATGTGATTCTGAACAAACAAAAAGGGAACACTGTTTTTGTTGTAAACAAAGGCTTGGCAGAAGAGCGTGTGATTGAATTTGGATTGGAAAATCCTAACGAAGTACAGGTAATTTCCGGATTAGAGAAAAAAGACCGACTGGTAGTAAAAGGCTTTGAAACTCTTCGGAACCGATCAAAAATAAAGGTGGTAAAATAA